Sequence from the Symbiopectobacterium purcellii genome:
ATGGGCTGGGGCAAACTTCAGGAGATCCCTTCCCTGTTCGCTGAACGCCTGACGCAAGCCCAAAAAGGCCAGGTGGTCGGCCCGATCCGTTCCGGTGTGGGTTTCCACATTTTGCGCGTTAACGATATTCGCGGCAGTGACAAATCGGTTTCCGTTACTGAAGTACATGCACGCCACATCCTGTTGAAACCGTCCGTCGTGATGAACGACAGTCAGGCACAGGCAAAACTGGAAGAAGTAGCACAACAGATCAAACAGGGAACGACCGATTTTGCGGCGCAGGCAAAACAGCTTTCGCAAGATCCCGGTTCGGCCAATCAGGGCGGCGATCTGGGATGGGCAACGGCGGATATGTACGATCCGTCATTCCGCGATGCACTGATGAAACTGCGCAAAGGGGAAATCAGTGCCCCGGTCCACTCCTCCTTCGGCTGGCACTTGATCCAACTGTTAGACACGCGCCAGGTCGACAAAACCGACGCGGCGCAGAAAGATCGTGCTTACCGTATGCTGTTTAACCGTAAATTCTCTGAAGAGGCGCAAACCTGGATGCAGGAACAACGTGCAGCCGCTTACGTGAAGATCGTTAACGGCAGCGACAGCAGCTCAGCACAATGACCACAGCCACGTCTCGTATCGTTATCACCCCCGGCGAACCCGCCGGGATTGGTCCGGACCTGATCATTCAACTGGCCCAGCGCGACTGGCCGGTAGAATTGGTGGTATGCGCCGACCCGGCGTTGTTGCGCAGTCGAGCAACATTGCTGGGCCTGTCGCTAACGCTGCGAGACTACCAACCCGGTCCCCCCGCGAGCGCGCAACGTGCCGGCTCGTTGACAATATTACCGGTTGCATTATCCGCAGAGGTTTCCCCCGGCGACCTTAACGTCGATAACGGCTTGTATGTTGTAAACACGCTAGCTCGCGCCTGTGATGGTTGCCTGAGCGGTGAATTTGCCGCACTCGTGACCGGCCCCGTGCATAAAGGTATCATCAACGATGCCGGTGTGCCTTTTAGCGGACACACCGAGTTTTTCGCCGATCGCAGCGGCTGCGAAAAAGTGGTGATGATGCTGGCGACCGAGGAACTGCGGGTGGCGCTGGCGACCACGCACCTGCCGCTGGCCGACGTCTCCCGTGCCATAACCCGCGACAGTCTGCATGAGGTGCTTACGATTTTGCAGCGCGACCTCCAGCAGAAATTCGGGCTGGCACAGCCGTGCATTTACGTGTGTGGGCTCAATCCCCATGCGGGTGAAGGCGGCAATATGGGACGAGAGGAGTTGGATATCATCATTCCTGCGCTGGATGAACTGCGCGCGCAGGGGATGAATCTGGTGGGCCCACTGCCCGCAGATACGCTATTCCAACCCAAATACCTGAAAGAAGCAGACGCCGTACTGGCGATGTATCACGATCAAGGGCTGCCGGTATTAAAATACCAGGGGTTTGGTCGAGCGGTTAACATTACGCTAGGCTTACCCTTTATCCGAACCTCTGTCGATCACGGCACCGCGCTCTCTCTCGCGGGAACGGGTGACGCAGAACCGGGCAGCTTTATCACGGCATTGCAGCTTGCCATCAACATGACTCAACACCATAACGAAACACCGTAATGAATAATCGCGTCCATCAAGGCCACTTTGCCCGTAAGCGTTTCGGGCAGAACTTTTTAAACGATCAGTTCGTGATCGAAAGTATTGTCTCCGCCATTCATCCCCAGGCCGATCACGCCATGGTGGAGATTGGTCCCGGCCTCGGCGCATTAACGCTGCCCGTTGCCGAGCACCTTACCCAGTTTACGGTTGTCGAACTGGACCGCGATCTGGCGGCTCGATTAACGGTGCATCCGCAACTCAAAGATAAACTTACCGTTATTCAGCAAGATGCCATGACGGTGAATTTTGCCGAGCTGTCGCAGCAGATTGGTCAGCCCTTACGCGTTTTTGGTAACTTACCTTACAACATATCAACGCCGTTGATGTTCCATCTGTTTAGCTATACTCACGCTATTCGCGATATGCACTTTATGTTGCAAAAGGAAGTGGTGAACCGCCTTGTCGCTGGCCCGAACAGCAAAGCCTATGGCCGGTTAAGCGTGATGGCACAATACTACTGCCAGGTGATCCCGGTGCTTGAAGTGCCACCTACCGCGTTTACACCACCGCCCAAAGTGGATTCTGCTGTCGTACGTCTTGTTCCTCATGCCGTACAGCCTTATCCTGTTGCTGATGTCCGCGTACTGAGCCGTATTACGACAGCCGCCTTTAACCAGCGCCGCAAAACATTGCGCAACAGCCTGGGTAATGTGTTCAGCGTCGAGCAGCTTGTCGCGTTAAAGATTGATCCCGCTGCCCGTGCGGAAAATGTCTCTGTAGAGCAATACTGCCGGCTGGCCAACTGGCTGTCTGAGCATCCGCCAACGCAGGAATAACTGGAAGTGTCGCGATGATTAATACGCCCCGTGTTTGTGTTCAGGTCCAGAGTTTTTATGTTGAAGCGCAGTCCGAGCCCGATGAGAGCCGCTTTGTCTTTGCTTACACCATCACAATCCGCAATCTGGGGCGTAATCCTGTCCAACTTATTGGGCGTTACTGGATGATCACCAACGCCAACGGGCGTCAAACCGAAGTTCAGGGCGAAGGCGTGATCGGGGAACAACCGGTGATCGAGCCTGGCAGTGAATTTCAGTACACCAGCGGTACGGTGCTGGAAACGCCGTTGGGCACCATGGAAGGCCATTACCACATGGTCGATCACCAGGGCGATGCCTTTCAGGTTCCTATTTCTGTTTTTCGTTTAGCGATCCCCTCACTGATACATTGATGATGTCTACCTACTTAATTGGCGATGTTCACGGCTGCTTTGACGAGCTAATGGCGCTATTGGCACAGGTTTCTTTCAATCCGGCGCACGACAGACTGTGGTTTACCGGCGATCTGGTAGCACGCGGTCCGGCCTCATTGGAGGTGCTGCGCTATGTGCGTTCGTTAGGCCCCGCTGCACAGATGGTACTGGGCAACCACGATCTTCATTTGCTGGCGGTTTATGCTGGCATCAGCAGGAACAAGCCGAAAGACAGGCTCAACGATCTGCTGAACGCACGGGATGTTGATACCCTGATCAACTGGCTGCGTCGCCAACCGGTGATGCTGGTCGACAACGATCTTAAACTGGTGATGGCCCATGCCGGTGTAACGCCGCAGTGGGATTTGGAGACGGCACAACTGTGTGCACGTGAAGTGGAAGCCATACTCAGCAGTGACAGCTATCCGCTGTTCTTGGACGCGATGTACGGTGATATGCCCAATCACTGGAGCCCGGAGCTGAGTGGTTTACCGCGTCTGCGCTTTAGCACCAACGTGTTTACCCGTATGCGTTACTGCTTCTCTGGCGGACAGCTAGACATGATATGCAAAGAAGCCCCTTCTCAGGCGCCTTCACTGCTCAAGCCGTGGTTTTACTTGCCCAGCCCTATCGTGGAAGGGAATGCTGAAACACCGGGCTACGCCATCGCATTCGGCCACTGGGCCTCTTTGGAAGGAAAAGGGACGCCAGATAACATTTATGCGTTGGATACGGGGTGCTGCTGGGGAGGCGAACTGACAATGTTGCGCTGGGAGGATAAGCAGGTTTTCACTCAGCCATCGTTGGCGCAGGACATGACAGCCGTCGGCGCAGAATAAATAAAGCACGCGCGACCTGACTGTGCCGCGCGTGCATCTATTGGGTTAACGCCGTTCGAGAATCTCAAAGCAATAGCTGTGCGAATTCTTTTCATCCGCATCATGAAACTCGCTGAATACCGATGACCACGCATCCGGCTCGTACTCAGGGAAATGGGTATCCCCTTCTACTTCAGCATCAATATGCGTCAGATACATACGGGAAGCCTGGGGCAGCATTTGCTGATAAATACTGCCGCCACCGATAACCATCACCTCTTCCGCGTCTGAAGCAGCCTCAAGCGCCGCCTCCAAGGTCGACACCCAGGTCACACGCTCATCGTCGCCAGCGCGGCTGCTGACAACAATATTTTTTCTCCCCGGCAATGGCTGGCCGATAGAGCGAAACGTGTTACGTCCCATAATAATGGGCTTATTTAACGTCTGGCGCTTAAACCACGCCAGATCCGCAGGCAAATGCCACGGCATGGCGTTTTCCATGCCGATAACACGATCCACCGCCAGTGCTGCAATCAAACTAATCACCATGGTAAAGCCCTATAGCTCAAAAATTGCAGACACTATACGGAAAGGTGATGGGTACGTCGATACGGCGATTTTCTGATGGACAAAATAAGCAAAATCTTAATGCCGCTACACGCCGGGGCGTTTGCGATACAACCAAATCCCCGGCAGCGACAGCCCGATTGACAGTGCACCAACAATAAAAGAGGCCTTGAGGAAATGCGTGATCAGCACGCGCATCAACGCTTCGCTGTAGCCCTGATGGGAAAGCGCCACCAACGAGATCATCGCCGTATACGCTGAGATACCGGGGAACATCGGAATCACCGCTGCAACGGTAAACACTTTCGGGTGCGCCAACAGCCAGCGCGACCAACGAATCCCGATCACACCGATCAATATGGCCGCCAGAAACGATCCCCATTCGATGGGCATACCCATTTGCACGCACAGGAAACGCACGCCGTGCCCCACGCCACCCAGCAGTGCGCAATACGGCAACGCCTTGACCGGTACATTGAATACCATAGCAAAGCCCAGCGCAGGCACTGCCGCCAGCAAAATATCCTGCAAGAGCCCCCACAGCAGCATTAAGCCCATGTGCGTAACCCCCATATTGCCATTGCCGCCACTACGCCAATACAGGTTGCCAACGTCAATAGGCTGGCAACCGCCCAGCGCGCCAGTCCGGTATTCACATGCCCTTTAAACATATCCGCTACCGCATTAATCAGCGGAAAACCGGGCACCAGCAGCAACACACTGGCCGCCATCGCCACCGTCGAGGTTTGATGAAAAGTGGGAACGCGCAGCAGCAGCCCGGATACCGACGTGGCGACAAAAGCAGTAATACAGAAGTTGATCAAGGGATTGAGATGGCGCGAGGTCAATACCTGACGCACATACATTGCGACACCGCTGGCAAGCATGGTGACCACAAAAGCATCCCAACCGCCGCCGTTGAGCTTACTGAAGCAACCACACGAGAGGGCAACAATGGTCACCACTAGCCAGCGCGGATAGCGCAGCGGCTTGATGCCCGTCAGGCGTTTCTCAACGCCAGCCACATCCAGCAGCTTGTGCTCGGCCATGATCACGACATGCTGCACTTCCGTTACCACATGCATGTTGATGCCACGATCGACGTTCTTGCGCGTCGAGGTCAGGCAGTGTCCATTCATGATGGTGGTAAGGACGATGGCGTTGGCAGAAATGGAGCTTTCTACGCTATCCACCCCGAGCGCCAGCCCGAAGCGCGAAGAGAGTTGCTCAACTACCGTGCTCTCCGCACCGTGCTGTAACAGCATCAGTGCGCATTGGATACACAGCCGGGTAATTTCCCGCTGCTGTGGTGTTTCGCTGACCATACGAAGACCCTGACTGATAAAATTAAGAGACTCTGAATAATTTGAAATAATGATGGATATATACCCTACGGGTAGATAACCATAAATAAAGCAAGGAGACTTGTTAACACAACGCGCTCTGATTGCCAATATTGCCGATAAGAATAAAATCTTATGAGTGCATCACGCGCGTTAGCGCGTTAAGATCGGCCACATACCCTTTTCCGCTTCGTCACCCATTTGGACGCTGTTGATGCTTGAAACCTCACTGTTTGTCGCCACCATCGCGACGCTGGGTATGCTCTCGCCCGGCCCCGACTTCTTTCTGGTGATTAAAAACGCGGCCCGCTATGCGCGTCTGCCAGCCATGATGACCGCGTTGGGCGTCATCACCGGTGTCGCAACGCATATGGCCTATTGCGTCGCTGGATTAGCCGTGGTGATCACCACCACACCGTGGCTGTTTAACATTTTAAAATATGCCGGCGCGCTTTACTTGATCGTGATCGGTATTCAGGCATTACTTTCTCGGGGTGGCAGCAAGCTCAATGTTGCTTCGCTCCCGCGCCAGGAAGTCAGCTTGAAAAAGGCCTTCCTGCAAGGCTACCTGTGCAACCTGCTTAACCCCAAAGCCACGCTGTTCTTTCTAGCCATGTTCACTCAGGTGCTGAGTACCCACTCCAGCGTGGGAGAAAAGC
This genomic interval carries:
- the pdxA gene encoding 4-hydroxythreonine-4-phosphate dehydrogenase PdxA produces the protein MTTATSRIVITPGEPAGIGPDLIIQLAQRDWPVELVVCADPALLRSRATLLGLSLTLRDYQPGPPASAQRAGSLTILPVALSAEVSPGDLNVDNGLYVVNTLARACDGCLSGEFAALVTGPVHKGIINDAGVPFSGHTEFFADRSGCEKVVMMLATEELRVALATTHLPLADVSRAITRDSLHEVLTILQRDLQQKFGLAQPCIYVCGLNPHAGEGGNMGREELDIIIPALDELRAQGMNLVGPLPADTLFQPKYLKEADAVLAMYHDQGLPVLKYQGFGRAVNITLGLPFIRTSVDHGTALSLAGTGDAEPGSFITALQLAINMTQHHNETP
- the rsmA gene encoding 16S rRNA (adenine(1518)-N(6)/adenine(1519)-N(6))-dimethyltransferase RsmA — encoded protein: MNNRVHQGHFARKRFGQNFLNDQFVIESIVSAIHPQADHAMVEIGPGLGALTLPVAEHLTQFTVVELDRDLAARLTVHPQLKDKLTVIQQDAMTVNFAELSQQIGQPLRVFGNLPYNISTPLMFHLFSYTHAIRDMHFMLQKEVVNRLVAGPNSKAYGRLSVMAQYYCQVIPVLEVPPTAFTPPPKVDSAVVRLVPHAVQPYPVADVRVLSRITTAAFNQRRKTLRNSLGNVFSVEQLVALKIDPAARAENVSVEQYCRLANWLSEHPPTQE
- the apaG gene encoding Co2+/Mg2+ efflux protein ApaG — protein: MINTPRVCVQVQSFYVEAQSEPDESRFVFAYTITIRNLGRNPVQLIGRYWMITNANGRQTEVQGEGVIGEQPVIEPGSEFQYTSGTVLETPLGTMEGHYHMVDHQGDAFQVPISVFRLAIPSLIH
- the apaH gene encoding bis(5'-nucleosyl)-tetraphosphatase (symmetrical) ApaH, which produces MSTYLIGDVHGCFDELMALLAQVSFNPAHDRLWFTGDLVARGPASLEVLRYVRSLGPAAQMVLGNHDLHLLAVYAGISRNKPKDRLNDLLNARDVDTLINWLRRQPVMLVDNDLKLVMAHAGVTPQWDLETAQLCAREVEAILSSDSYPLFLDAMYGDMPNHWSPELSGLPRLRFSTNVFTRMRYCFSGGQLDMICKEAPSQAPSLLKPWFYLPSPIVEGNAETPGYAIAFGHWASLEGKGTPDNIYALDTGCCWGGELTMLRWEDKQVFTQPSLAQDMTAVGAE
- the folA gene encoding type 3 dihydrofolate reductase, producing MISLIAALAVDRVIGMENAMPWHLPADLAWFKRQTLNKPIIMGRNTFRSIGQPLPGRKNIVVSSRAGDDERVTWVSTLEAALEAASDAEEVMVIGGGSIYQQMLPQASRMYLTHIDAEVEGDTHFPEYEPDAWSSVFSEFHDADEKNSHSYCFEILERR
- a CDS encoding threonine/serine exporter, which encodes MGLMLLWGLLQDILLAAVPALGFAMVFNVPVKALPYCALLGGVGHGVRFLCVQMGMPIEWGSFLAAILIGVIGIRWSRWLLAHPKVFTVAAVIPMFPGISAYTAMISLVALSHQGYSEALMRVLITHFLKASFIVGALSIGLSLPGIWLYRKRPGV
- a CDS encoding threonine/serine exporter family protein, translating into MVSETPQQREITRLCIQCALMLLQHGAESTVVEQLSSRFGLALGVDSVESSISANAIVLTTIMNGHCLTSTRKNVDRGINMHVVTEVQHVVIMAEHKLLDVAGVEKRLTGIKPLRYPRWLVVTIVALSCGCFSKLNGGGWDAFVVTMLASGVAMYVRQVLTSRHLNPLINFCITAFVATSVSGLLLRVPTFHQTSTVAMAASVLLLVPGFPLINAVADMFKGHVNTGLARWAVASLLTLATCIGVVAAMAIWGLRTWA
- a CDS encoding LysE family translocator, translated to MLETSLFVATIATLGMLSPGPDFFLVIKNAARYARLPAMMTALGVITGVATHMAYCVAGLAVVITTTPWLFNILKYAGALYLIVIGIQALLSRGGSKLNVASLPRQEVSLKKAFLQGYLCNLLNPKATLFFLAMFTQVLSTHSSVGEKLWYAFIIWGLAAVWWPLLVLLFQSGPVRRALEKAQKLVDKLLGTVLIALGIKVALG